TGGGGTCGGGCTCGACCAGTTCGGGCGGCGGAGGACTGACTTCGTCGCCGCTCTCGCCTTCGATCTTGACGATGGGCGGTTTCCCGCCCCGTTCACGCTTACCGGCCAGCTTGTTCATGCGCGGACAACGCGATGGAACTCGGCGGGTTCCATTGAGTTCCCGAGGGACAAAAGGCGGTGTTCAGGCGTCGTGCTGGTCCCGCATTGCGCGCGCCGTCTTCTCACCAATGATGGCGCAAGGCGCCATCGTATTCACCGCCCCCGCCCGGCATCAAGCGTATCGCCGAGCATCACTAGCCGCCGGCTGCGCGTAACTCCAGATCAGATCTGGCGCTCGACCATCTTGAGCTTGAGCTCGGCGATGGCTTCGGCCGGATTGAGACCCTTCGGGCAGGCCTTGGCGCAGTTCATGATGGTGTGGCAGCGATACAGCCGGAACGGATCCTCGAGATTGTCGAGCCGCTCGCCGGTCGCTTCGTCGCGCGAATCGGACACCCAGCGGTTGGCCTGCAGCAGCGCGGCGGGGCCGAGATAACGTTCGCTGTTCCACCAATAGCTCGGGCACGAGGTCGAGCAGCAGGCGCACAGGATGCACTCGTAGAGGCCGTCGAGCTTCTCGCGATCCTCGTGGCTCTGCTTCCATTCCTTCTGCGGCGTCGGCGAGGTCGTCTTCAGCCACGGCTCGACGGAAGCGTATTGCGCGTAGAAATTGGTGAGGTCGGGGACGAGGTCCTTCACGACCGGCTGGTGCGGCAGCGGATTGATCTTCACCGCGCCGTCCTTCACGTCGTGCATCGAGCGGGTGCAGGCCAGCGTGTTCTGGCCGTCGATGTTCATGGCGCAGGAGCCGCAGACGCCTTCGCGGCAGGAGCGGCGGAAGGTCAACGACGGGTCGATGTGGTTCTTGATCCAGATCAGGCCGTCCAGCACCATCGGACCGCAATCATTGGTGTCGACGTAATAGGTGTCGACGCTCGGATTCTTTCCGTCGTCCGGATTCCAGCGATAGACGCGAAACTCGCGGGTCTCGGTCGCGCCCGCGGGCTTCGGCCAGGTCTTGCCGCCAGTGATCTTGGAGTTCTTCGGAAGTGCGAATTCAACCATAAGTCCTGCCTCTGGTTTCTTCCGTCATTGCCGGGCCTGACCCGGCAATCCATCTCTTCGAAAGATGGATGCGCGGGTCAAGCCCGCGCATGACGAGTCCTGATCAATACACGCGCGCCTTGGGCGGGATGTACTGCACGTCGTTGGTCATGGTGTAGTCGTGAACCGGACGATACTCGATCTTGACCTTGCCGGAGTCCTCCAGCCAGGCCAGCGTGTGCTTCATCCAGTTCTTGTCGTCGCGATCGGAGAAGTCCTCGCGCGCATGCGCGCCGCGGCTCTCGGTGCGATTGGCGGCCGAGTTCATCGTCACCACCGCCTGCGAGATCAGATTGTCGAATTCCAGCGTCTCGATCAGGTCGGAATTCCACACCAGCGAGCGGTCGGACACGGCAATGTCGGTGATGCCGCTGTGGACCTTCTCGATCAGGTTCTGGCCTTCGCTCAGCACTTCGCCGGTGCGGAACACCGCGCAATTGGTCTGCATCACGTTCTGCATGCCTTCGCGCAGTTTCGCGGTCGGCGTGCCGCCGGAGGCGTAGCGGTAATGGTCGAGGCGACCGAGCGCGAGATCCGACGAGTTCGCCGGCAGCTCGGGTTGCTTGGCGTTCGGCGTCAGCTTCTCGGCGAGACGCAGCGCCGCGGCGCGGCCGAACACGACGAGATCGATCAGCGAGTTGGAGCCGAGCCGGTTGGCGCCGTGCACCGAGACGCAGGCGGCTTCGCCGATCGCCATCAGGCCGGGGATGATGGCGTTGTCGTCGCCGTCACGCTTGGTCAGCACCTCGCCGTGATAGTTGGTGGGGATGCCGCCCATGTTGTAGTGCACGGTCGGCACGATCGGGATCGGCTCGCGCGTCACGTCGACATTGGCGAAGATCTTCGCGGATTCGGAGATGCCCGGCAGGCGCTCGGCCAGAACGGCGGGATCGAGATGGTCGAGATGCAGGAAGATGTGGTCCTTCTTCTTGCCGACGCCGCGTCCCTCGCGGATCTCGATGGTCATCGCGCGCGAGACGACGTCGCGCGAGGCGAGGTCCTTGGCCGACGGCGCATAGCGCTCCATGAAGCGCTCGCCCTCGGAGTTGACGAGATAGCCGCCTTCGCCGCGCGCGCCCTCGGTGACGAGACAGCCCGAGCCGTAGATGCCGGTCGGGTGGAACTGCACGAACTCCATGTCCTGCATCGGCAGGCCGGCGCGCAGCACCATGCCGCCGCCGTCGCCGGTGCAGGTGTGGGCCGAGGTGCAGGAGGCGTAGGCGCGGCCGTAGCCGCCGGTCGCCAGGATCACGGTCTGGGCGCGGAAGCGGTGCAGCGTACCGTCGTCGAGCTTGAGCGCGATGACGCCGCGGCAGGTGCCCTGGTCGTCCATGATCAGGTCGATGGCGAAGAACTCGATGAAGAACTCGGCGGCGTGGCGCAGCGACTGGCCGTACATCGTGTGCAGCATGGCGTGACCGGTGCGATCGGCGGCGGCGCAGGTGCGCTGCGCCTGGCCCTTGCCGAAGTCCATGGTCATGCCGCCGAACGGGCGCTGGTAGATCTTGCCGTCCTCGGTGCGCGAGAACGGCACGCCCCAATGCTCGAGTTCGTAGACCGCGTCGGGCGCGTTGCGCACCATGTATTCGATCGCGTCCTGGTCGCCGAGCCAGTCCGACCCCTTCACGGTGTCGTACATGTGCCAGCGCCAGTCGTCCTTGTGCATGTTGCCGAGCGAGGCCGAGATGCCGCCCTGCGCCGCGACCGTGTGCGAGCGGGTCGGGAACACCTTGGTGATGCAGGCCGTCTTCAGGCCGGCTTCGCTGCAGCCGACCACGGCGCGGAGGCCCGCGCCGCCGGCACCGACCACGACGACGTCATAGGTGTGGTCTTCGATCGGATAGGCTTTCCCGTTGGTGGCGGGAGCGCCGTTGCCCGTGCCATTCGTTGTGGTGGCCGATGTTCCCGTAGCCATGGGTTACACTCCGGAGGACAGTTTCAGGATCGCGTAGGTCGAGGCGAGCGCCACGGCGACCGAGAAGAAATTGTTGAGCATGACCGAGACGAGCTTCAGCTTCTCGTTATGGACGTAGTCCTCGATCACCACCTGCATGCCGATCTTCATGTGCCAGGCGCTGGCGAAGATGAAGAGGAGCAGGATCACCGCGACGGGAATCGAGCTCAGGGTCTGCGCAACGTAGACCTGGTTGCGGCCGAGCAGCATCACGATGATGACCAGCGCCGGGATCATCAGCAGCGTCATGGCGACGCCGGTGATGCGCTGGCGCCAGAAATCGGACGTGCCGGAATGCGCGGCGCCGAGATTGCGGACGCGGCCGAGCGGGGTGCGCAGGCTGCGCTTCGGCGTATCGGATGCGCTCATCGGCCACCTCCGTTCGCATAGGCGACGATCCAGATCAGCACCGTCAGCGCGATACCGCCGATCAGTGCGCCCCAGGTTAGCGCTTCCCGCTCATTGGCCTTGAAGCCGTAGCCGAGGTCCCAGATGAAATGCCGGATGCCGCTGAGCATATGGTGCATCAGCGCCCAGGTGTAGCCGAACACGATCAGCCGCCCGATGATGCTGCCTGCGAAGGCCTGGACGTGCGCGTAGGCGGCAGGGCCGGAAGCCGCGGCAACCAGCCACCAGACCAGCAGCAGGGTTCCGAAATAGAGAGCAATACCGGTGGCGCGATGGATGATGGACAGAGCCATCGTCAGCGTCCAGCGGTACACTTGCATGTGCGGCGAGAGTGGTCGTTCGATCCGTGCGGTCATGGGCTTTGATGTTTTATGGCGGCCCGGCAGGGGCGCGCGGGGATCGGAAAGGTCGGCTCTATTTACGGAGTCGATTTGGCCTGCGCAATCTCCAAATTGCCATAAATCGAACTGTGATTCAGCTCTAGAGCCTTGATGAAACAAGGCCAATCAGGGGCTTGGTATACCAGAGCGCCGGTCCGCCAGCTAAACTACGAATAAGAATTCATTGCTTTAGGGGCGCGCGAGGCGCATTGAAAACACTATTGGAACGCCTCTAACCCTCCGTCCGGGGCCTGCCGCTCGCTCCGGCTGGTCCGCGCGGCCCCAGTAGCCCTCTCCGCGACCGAGGCGACCCGGACCCCTGCGCGCCGGCCCTGCCCGCTACGGCCGAGGATATGCGCAGCCCGCAATCCACCCCAGCCGGAACGTCCCGAGCGTCGACCGGGCCAATCAGATCGCCTAAAGCTGCGAACGCAGCCGTCTTCGAACCCGAATCTCGGAGAAGTTGCGACCGGTCGCCGGGGCAGGTCAGGGTGATTGCAGGACTGGATATCAAGGACATCGTCGAGCTCGCGCTGTTGCTGATCGCAACCGGCGCGCTTTCGGGATTCCTGGCCGGCGTGTTCGGCATCGGCGGCGGCGCGATTCTCGTGCCGGTGTTCTACGAATGCTTCCGCATCGCCGGCGTGCCGCTGGAGGTGCGGATGCCGCTTTGCATCGGCACCTCGCTCGCGGTGATCATCCCGACCTCGATCCGTTCGTTCCAGGCGCATTACAAGCGCGGCGCCGTCGACTTGGCGATCCTGCGGGTCTGGTGGCTGCCGATCGTGATCGGCGTCGTCTCGGGGAGCGTCGTCGCGCGCTATGCGCCGGAGCGGCTGTTCAAGATCGTGTTCGTCTGCGTCGCCTATTCGGCGGCGGCGCGACTGATCTTCGCGCGCGAAGGCTGGAAGTTCGGTGACGACCTGCCGAAGGGCCCGCTGATGCGCGTCTACGGCTTCTGTGTCGGCATCCTCTCGACCCTGATGGGCATCGGCGGCGGCCTGTTCTCGAATCTGCTGATGACGTTCTACGGCCGCCCGATCCATCAGGCGGTGGCAACATCGTCGGCGCTTGCGGTCTTGATCTCGATCCCCGGCGCGCTCGGCTACATCTATGCCGGCTGGCCGGCGGCGGCGAACTATCCGGCCGTTGCAGCGCTGCAAGTGCCGTTCGCGCTCGGCTACGTCTCGCTGATCGGCGCCGTGCTGGTGATGCCGATGAGCCTCGTCACCGCGCCGCTGGGCGTGCGGGCCGCGCATGCGATGTCGAAGCGGACGCTGGAGGTGGCGTTCGGCTGCTATCTATTTGTCGTTGGCAGCCGATTCGTGCTGAGCTTGGTCGGCGGACACTAATTGACCGCCCGGTCCTTCAATCTCACTTCGCTGTGGCCCCACATTTGAAGATTGCCTTGCGCTTCCAGAAGATCGGCATCGACCAACGCCTGAATGCGGGCTGCAAAGACCTCAAAATCGACAGGAGCCGCTAGCGCTTCTTCTTTTTCGACCCTCTCAACCGCGCGATACAGGATCATTGCCACCTTCTGCCATCGTGGCTCCATGACAGAGAAAATGACGCGATCCAAATCGGTCTCCAGCACAGAGGACGGAAGTGAAGCGTCTTCCCACCGAAGTGTGCCGTGGATGGTGGCAGGCGGTCCCGGCGGTTCAAGGTCGGGAAATCGCTTGTAGATCAGTCGCAGAAGCTCGAATTGCAAATGGAAAACTGCCGTTACGAGCGGTTCTGCAAATAGCCTTGTGCCGTCATCGCCGACCTCGACGATCGCGGCCTCCGCTCGCCGGAATGCGGCGGCTGCATCGAGCAGATGCTTGTGTACCTTCTTGGCTTGCTCTCGGTTCATGTCCCCCCATCCCCTTGAGCGATCGCCCCTATTTCTTTGCGTAAATGTCCTTGTACGTATCGCGCAGCACGTTCTTCTGCACCTTGCCCATCGTGTTGCGCGGCAGTTCGTCGACGACGAAGACGCGCTTGGGCATCTTGAATTTTGCGAGACGCCCGTCGAGCGCCTTCAGGACCGAGGCTTCGCTCACGTCCGCGCCCTTGTTGCAAACCAGCACCGCCGTAACGCCCTCGCCGAAATCGGCATGCGGCACGCCGATCACGGCGGATTCCACCACGCCCGGCATGGCGTCGATCTCGCTTTCGATCTCTTTCGGATACACGTTGAAGCCGCCGGAGATCACGAGATCCTTGCCGCGGCCGAGAATGTGGACGTAGCCCTTGCCGTCGATCTTGCCGAGGTCGCCGGTGATGAAGAAGCCGTCGGGCCGGAATTCGGACTTGGTCTTCTCCGGCATGCGCCAATAGCCCTTGAAGACGTTCGGGCCCTTCACCTCGATCATGCCGATCTCTTCGCGCGGCAGCTCCTTGCCGGTCTCGGGTTCGGTGACGCGGACGGAGACGCCGGGCAAGGGAAAGCCGACCGCGCCGGGCACGCGCTCGCCGTCATAGGGGTTCGACGTGTTCATGTTGGTTTCGGTCATGCCATAGCGCTCCAGCACGGCATGCCCCGTCCGCGCCGACCATTCGCGATGGGTTTCCGCCAGCAGCGGCGCCGAACCCGAGATGAACAGCCGCATATGCTTCGTGGTGTCGCGCGACAGCGCGGAATTTTGCAGAAGCCGCGTGTAGAAGGTCGGCACGCCCATCAACACCGTGGCGCGCGCCATCAGCTTGATGATCAAATCCGGATCGAGCTTCGGCAGGAAGATCATCGAGGCACGTGCGAACAGCGTCACGTTGGTCGCCACGAACAGGCCGTGGGTGTGATAGATCGGCAGTGCGTGGATCAGCACGTCCTGGTCGGTGAAACGCCAGTAGCCGACGAGCGAGAGCGAGTTCGACGCCAGATTGTCATGCGTCAGCATCGCGCCCTTGGAGCGCCCTGTCGTGCCCGAGGTGTAGAGGATCGCGGCGAGATCGTCGCTCGCCCGCGCCACGGTGGCGAATTCGGGGTTCGCCTTGTCGGCGGCCTCCGTCAGCGAACCCTTCCCGTCGGGCCCAAGCGTCTCGATCTTCGCTTTTACCTTGGCGGCGATCGGGGCGAGGCCTTCGGCCTTGGAGGGATCGCAGACCACCAGCGACGGCTCGGCGTCGCCGATGAAGTAATCGAGCTCGTTCAGCGTATAGGCGGTGTTGAGCGGCAAATAGACCGCGCCGGCCCTGACCGTGCCGAGATACAGCACGATATTGGCGACGGACTTTTCGACCTGCACCGCGACCCGGTCGCCGGGCTTCACGCCGCGCGCGACCAGCACATTCGCCATCTGCCCGGCCCGTGCGATCAGATCGCCATAGCTGATCTGGCCGCCGTCCTGCGTCTCGATCGCGAGGCGCGCAGGGTCGTCCAGGCCGTCGAACAGTCGGGAAAACAGATTGGCGTTGGCAGCTGGGTTCATGCAACATTCCTCGCCGGCGAAGGCCGGTCAAACCGAGGGCTGGATTAGCAAAAACCGCCCCGATGAAGCAACGGAGACAGTTTGCATGTCAAAAAACGGGAAACGCGTAGCCTGGGTCACGGGTGGCGGCAGCGGGATCGGGGAGGCCGGCGCCGAGGCGCTGGCTGCCGACGGCTGGACGGTGGTGGTATCGGGCCGGCGCAAGGACGCCCTGGATGGCGTGGTGGCAAAGATTGCCGGGGCCGGCGGGGCGGCCGAGGCCATCGCGTTGGACGTCTCCAACGCCGCGCAAGCCCAGAAAGCCGCCGATCAGATCGTCGCTAGGCACGGCCGCATCGACCTCCTGGTCAACAACGCCGGCATTAATATTCCCAAGCGCAGCTGGAAGGACATGGAACTGGAAGGCTGGGACCAACTGGTCCAGGTCAATCTCAACGGCGTGCTCTATTGCATGCGCGCGGTGCTGCCGACGATGCGCAAGCAGCAGGACGGCGCGATCATCAACGTCTCGTCCTGGGCCGGCCGCCACGTCTCGAAGATGCCGGGCCCGGCCTACACCACCACCAAACATGCAGTGCTGGCGTTGACCCATTCCTTCAACATGGACGAATGCGTCAACGGCCTGCGCGCCTGCTGCCTGATGCCGGGCGAGGTGGCCACTCCCATCCTCAAGCTGCGCCCGGTGGTGCCGAGCGAGGACGAGCAGGCGAAGATGCTGCAGTCCGAAGATCTCGGCCGCACCATCGCCTTCATCGCGAGCATGCCGGCGCGCGTCTGCATCAACGAGGTGTTGATCAGCCCGACGCATAATCGCGGCTTCATCCAGACGCCGAACAACAGGGATTGAGGCGGGCACAACTGCCGCAACGGGCGCCCTGCCATAGGCTGGGCAAAGCGAAGCGTGCCCACCATGTCTCTCAATCATGCAGAGATGGTGGGCACGGCGCTTCGCGCCTTTGCCCGCCCTGCGGCACCTTTTGCTTCGCGCACGCCTTACACGAACTTCCCCGCGCATAGTTTCACGCATCACAAAGAATTTTAATCCGAAACCGCACGGCGAACCCTCCCGTAGTTCGGTCCAACGACGGCGCTGCTGCTCCAAGCCAAAAGGTCGCAGCCGTCGTTGTTGCCCCAACGCAAACGCCGGCCATCGCCGGTCACAATCCAATCGGGAGTCTCTCCATGTCGAAGCGCATTGCCTATCTCGCTGCCGCCGCCTTCAGCGCCCTCGCCATCACCGCGACCGTCGTCGCGCCTGCCCGCGCCGAGGAAAAGACCGTCATGGTCGGCGGCGCCGCGATGTTCCCGTCCAAGAACATCGTGCAGAACGCGGTCAATTCGAAGGACCACACCACGCTGGTGGCGGCGGTGAAGGCGGCCGGCCTGGTGCCGACGCTGGAAGGCAAGGGTCCGTTCACGGTGTTCGCGCCGACCAACGCCGCCTTCGGCAAGCTGCCGGCCGGCACCGTCGACAACCTGGTCAAGCCCGAGAACAAAGCGACGCTGACCAAGATCCTCACCTACCACGTCGTCCCCGGCAAGCTCGAGGCCTCCGACCTCAAGGACGGCCAGAAGCTGAAGACCGTCGAGGGCGAGGAGCTTACCGTGAAGAAGTCGGGCAGCTCCGTCATGATCGTCGACGCCAAGGGCGGCTCCTCCACCGTCACCATCCCGAACGTCAACCAGTCGAACGGCGTCATCCATGTCGTCGACACCGTGCTGATGCCGGCGTCGTAACACCGCAAGCTCCTGTTTCATCCCCGACAGGATGTTTCGAGATGGCGAGCCGGGGGTGCCCGGCTCGCCTTTTTGTGACCGCCATAGCCTGGCGGCATCGATTCAATGGCTGAGAAGGACGTAACGAAAGCCGGCGGCTCGGCGTATAATTGCCGACACACGATCCTCAGGACGGAACCATCATGGCGAGCCTTACAGTCAGCGACGAGCAGGTCAGGGCCAACCCGGCCAAAGTGATCCAGCCGGCCTGGGTCCGCGTCATGCACTGGGTCAATGCACTGGCCATGATCCTGATGATCCTGTCGGGGTGGCAGATCTACAACGCCTCGCCGCTGTTCGGCTTCAGTTTTCCGCGCGAATACACGCTCGGCGGATGGCTCGGCGGTGGCCTGCTCTGGCATTTTGCCGCGATGTGGCTGTTGATGGTCAACGGCCTCGCCTACCTCGTCACCGGCTTCGCCACCGGCCGTTTCCGCAAGAAGCTGTTACCAATCACCCCGTCCGGCGTGCTCCACGACGTCAGGGCTGCGCTGACCTTCAAGCTCGGCCATGACGATCTCAGCGTCTACAATTACGTGCAGCGCACGCTCTACGCCGGCATCATCGTGATCGGCGTGCTGATCGTGCTCACGGGCCTGGGGATGTGGAAGCCGGTGCAGCTGCATTGGCTCGTCTCACTGTTCGGCGACTACCCGACCGCGCGCTACATCCATTTCTTCTGCATGGCCGCGATCTGCGCGTTCCTCGTCATCCACGTCCTGCTCGCGCTGCTCGTGCCGAAGAGCCTGCGCGCCATGATCATCGGCCGTTGAGGGAGCAAGTCATGGCCAAGCGCTCATTCCTGATCCCCGGCGTCGACAAGCGGCTGCTGATCAAGGACTCCATCAAGACCATGCCCGACGTCACCCGCCGCCGCTTCATCGCGGGCGGCGCCAGCCTGGGCGCGCTGACGCTGCTCACCGGCTGCGACGTCGTCGATTCGTCCTCGGCTGAAAACATGCTGGCCCGGATCTCGAAATTCAACGATTCGGTGCAGGCCTTCATCTTCAACCCCGACGCGCTGGCGCCGACCTTCCCCGAGAGCGCGATCACGAAGCCGTTTCCGTTCAATGCCTATTACGATCTCGACGATGCGCCCGACGTCTCGGCGGCGGATTGGAAGCTCGAAGTGCGCGGCCTCGTCGACAACAAGAAATCCTGGACGCTGGACGAGCTTTACAAGCTGCCGCAGGTCTCGCAGATCACCCGCCACATCTGCGTCGAGGGCTGGAGCGCGATCGGCAGCTGGACCGGCACGCCCTTGCGCGATTTCCTCAAGCTGATCGGCGCCGACACGCGCGCCAAATACGTCTGGTTCCAGTGCGCCGACAAGGACGGCTACAACTCGCCTCTGGACATGCGCTCCGCGCTGCATCCGCAGACGCAGATGACGTTCAAATATGCCAACGAAATTCTGCCGCGCGCCTATGGCTTCCCGATGAAGATCCGCGTGCCGACAAAGCTCGGCTTCAAGAACCCGAAATACGTCGTCTCGATGGAAGTCACCAACGACTACAAGGGCGGCTATTGGGAAGACCAGGGGTATAATTCGTTCAGCGGGAGCTAGCACCGCTGTCGCAATTTCGTAGGGTGGGCAAAGCGAAGCGTGCCCACGAATTTGTTGCGATTCGAGAGAGATGGTGGGCACGGCACAAGTGCGCCTTTGCCCACCCTACGGCACCGATTGCTTGGCCGGCCCTACCTTCCGCTGGCACAACGCCGCAACCGCGCCGAGCGCCAGCAATGCAGCTGACACATTGAGCGCGTAGCTCAGGCTCCCCAGCGCATCCGTGATCGCGCCGACCACGATTGGCCCCAGCGTCTGGCCGACACCGAACGAGATCGTCATCGCCGCGATCGCGGTCGGCCACATCGCCGGCGGATAGTTGAAGCGCACGAAGGCGGTGGTCGAGCCGACCACGGCGAAGAAGGCGACGCCGAACACGATCGCCGAGACCGCGAGCCATGCCGGCGAATGCCCCAGCATCGGCAGCGCCGCACCGAGCGCGTTGGTGCCCAGGATGATGGCGGTGGCGAGCCCGCCGCGATCGAGCGCCAGCACGCCGCGCCAGGCCCAGGGCGTGACGAAGGCGCTCAACCCGATCAGGCCCCAGAACGCGGCCTGCGCCGCGGCTCCGCCGCCGCCGTCGCGCACATAAGCGATCATGAAGGTCATGTAGGCGATGTAGCCCGCGCCGAACAGGAAGTAGCCGGCGAGATAGATCAGCACGGGGAGAATGGCGAAGGCGGCGTGGCTGCCCTCGGAGAAGCGGACGCTGCTCTCGATGCGGATCAGAAACAGCGGGATCGTCATCGTGATGGACAGCAGCGTCAGCGCCCACCACACGATCCACCACGAGCCCGGCCCGAAATATTGCAGCGTGAACGGAGCGATCAGCCCTGAGGACAGGATGCCGATGCCGGGCCCGGCATAGAACAGGCTGAGCAGGAAATTGGCCCGCTCGGGGCGCGATTGCGCGATGGTCGCAGCGAGCGCGCCGCCGGCGACGAAGCCGGCCGCGGCGCCGAGACCCAGCACCAGGCGCGCCAGGCTCAGCGCGACGAAATTCCCCGTCAGCGCGCAAGTGGCGAGCGCGGCGACGCAGGCCAAAGTCCCGCCGCGGATCGCCGCCGACCAGCCGACGCGCTGGATCAGGCGCGACGCCACCAGCGCGCCGACGAGATAGCCGACGGCGTTGATGGTGTTCATGAATCCGGCCGCCGAGTAGGACCAGCCGAGGTCCTCCCGCATGTCCGGCAGCACCAGCGCATAGGCAAAGCGGCCGATGCCAAGCCCGACCGTGGCGGCCAGCGACAGGGTCAGGATCAGCCGCGCGGGGTGCGCGTCGGGCGGGGGGCGGTCAGGTGTGTGCAAGGGATACTCCGGCGTGCCGCACTGTGGCAGGCCCCGCCCGCCTTGCACAGCCGCGCCGCGGCAATGGTGTCTTGCCAAGCGCGCAACGCCGCTCTAGCACTCCGGCCGAAATTCACGAGAGGCCGTCATGCCCGGCCTTGTGCCGGGCATCCATGTTCTTCGCGTCGCAAGCGAGAACGTGGATGGCCGGGTCAAGCCCGGCCATGACGAAACGGAGGAAGAACGTCATGGCGACCCACAAACTGCTGCTGCTTCCCGGCGACGGTATCGGCCCCGAGGTGATGGGCGAGGTGAAGCGGCTGATCGACTGGCTCAATTCGGCCGGGATCGCCAAGTTCGAGACCGATACCGGCCTCGTCGGCGGCTCCGCCTATGACGCGCACAAGGTGTCGATCTCCGAGGGCGACATGGCCAAGGCGCTTGCCGCCGATGCCATCATCTTCGGCGCGGTCGGTGGCCCGAAATGGGACGCGGTGCCCTACGAGGTGCGCCCTGAAGCCGGCCTGCTGCGCCTGCGCAAGGATCTGGCTTTGTTCGCCAACCTCCGCCCCGCCGTGTGCTACCCGGCGCTGGCCGATGCCTCCAGCCTGAAGCGTGAGGCGGTCGAAGGCCTCGACATCATGATCGTGCGCGAACTCACCGGCGGCGTCTATTTCGGCGAGCCCAAGACCATCACCGATCTCGGCAACGGTCAGAAGCGCGCCATCGATACCCAGG
The sequence above is drawn from the Bradyrhizobium amphicarpaeae genome and encodes:
- a CDS encoding YbfB/YjiJ family MFS transporter; translation: MHTPDRPPPDAHPARLILTLSLAATVGLGIGRFAYALVLPDMREDLGWSYSAAGFMNTINAVGYLVGALVASRLIQRVGWSAAIRGGTLACVAALATCALTGNFVALSLARLVLGLGAAAGFVAGGALAATIAQSRPERANFLLSLFYAGPGIGILSSGLIAPFTLQYFGPGSWWIVWWALTLLSITMTIPLFLIRIESSVRFSEGSHAAFAILPVLIYLAGYFLFGAGYIAYMTFMIAYVRDGGGGAAAQAAFWGLIGLSAFVTPWAWRGVLALDRGGLATAIILGTNALGAALPMLGHSPAWLAVSAIVFGVAFFAVVGSTTAFVRFNYPPAMWPTAIAAMTISFGVGQTLGPIVVGAITDALGSLSYALNVSAALLALGAVAALCQRKVGPAKQSVP
- a CDS encoding molybdopterin-binding protein, translating into MAKRSFLIPGVDKRLLIKDSIKTMPDVTRRRFIAGGASLGALTLLTGCDVVDSSSAENMLARISKFNDSVQAFIFNPDALAPTFPESAITKPFPFNAYYDLDDAPDVSAADWKLEVRGLVDNKKSWTLDELYKLPQVSQITRHICVEGWSAIGSWTGTPLRDFLKLIGADTRAKYVWFQCADKDGYNSPLDMRSALHPQTQMTFKYANEILPRAYGFPMKIRVPTKLGFKNPKYVVSMEVTNDYKGGYWEDQGYNSFSGS